The DNA segment ATTGGCGGCGATGGTGTAGATGTCGTTGAGATACATGGACACCGGATCGTCCAGCTTGGATCCGAGCGCGAAGGCCGTGGTCGGGCTGGTCGGCCCCATGATGACGTCGACCTGTTCGAAGGCGCGCTTGAAGTCGTCCGCGATCAGCCGGCGGATCTTCTGCGCCTTGAGATAGTAGGCGTCGTAATAGCCGGCCGAGAGCACATAGGTGCCGATCATGATGCGACGCTGGACCTCGGGGCCGAAGCCCTCGGCACGACTGCGCTCATAGAGGTCTTGCAGGTCTTTCGGATTGTCGCAGCGATGGCCGTAACGCACCCCGTCGAAGCGCGCCAGGTTCGACGAGCACTCGGCAGGCGCGACCACATAGTAGACAGGCACCGAGAGCGGGCTGTTGGGCAGACTGATCTCGACGATCTCGGCACCGAGCGACTCGTACTCCTTGATCGCCGCCATGACGGCATCGCCGATGCGCGGATCCAGTCCGGCCCCGAAGTATTCCTTCGGCAGACCGATGCGCAGGCCATGCAGATCGTCGTCGAGTGCGTCGACATAGTCCGGAACCTCGACGTCGGCACTGGTCGAGTCGCGCTCGTCGAAACCGGCCATCTCATCGAGGATGAAGGCCGCGTCCGCCGCCGAGCGCGCCATGACGCCGGCCTGATCGAGTGAGGAGGCGAAGGCGATCATGCCCCAGCGCGAGCAGCGTCCATAGGTCGGCTTGATGCCGGTGATGCCGCACAGTGCCGCCGGCTGTCGGATCGAACCGCCGGTGTCGCTCGCCGTGGCCGCCGCGCACAGTCGTGCGGCCACAGCCGCCGCCGAGCCGCCCGAGGAACCGCCCGGCACACGGGTCTCGTCCCAGGGATTCCTGACCGGACCATACCAGCTCGTCTCGTTGCTCGACCCCATGGCGAACTCGTCCATGTTGGTCTTGCCGAGCACCACGGCACCGGCGGCCGCCAGCCGCTCGACGATGGTCGCGTCATAGGGCGCGACGAAGCTGTCGAGCATCCGCGAACCGCAGCTGGTCCTGAGTCCCAGGGTGCAGAAGATGTCCTTGTGGGCGATCGGGATGCCGGTCAGCGGCCCGGCCTCGCCCGATCTGAGCGTCCGGTCGGCACGCTCGGCCGCCGCGAGCGCCGATTCGGCCGCCACAGTGATGAACGAATTCAGCGCCGGGTCGAGCCGCGCGATGCGTTCCAGATAATGCTGCGTCAACTCGACGCTGGAATAGGTCCGCAGCCGCAGATCGGCGGCCATTTGAGCGATCGATTTGTTCTGCATCAGTCGATGACCTTCGGAACCAGATAGAGTCCGCCCTCGGTCAGGGGGGCGATGGACTGGAAGCGTTCACGCTGGTTGAGTTCGGTAGGGACGTCCGGGCGCAGACGCTGGGCCATGTGCAGCGGATGGGCCATGGGCTCGACGCCCGAGGTGTCGACCGCGTCCATCTGGGCGACCAGGTCGAGGATGTTGCTGAGATCCGTGGCATAGCGCGCGCGCTGC comes from the Allochromatium tepidum genome and includes:
- the gatC gene encoding Asp-tRNA(Asn)/Glu-tRNA(Gln) amidotransferase subunit GatC; its protein translation is MSLDSSDIDKIAHLARLAIAPEQRARYATDLSNILDLVAQMDAVDTSGVEPMAHPLHMAQRLRPDVPTELNQRERFQSIAPLTEGGLYLVPKVID
- the gatA gene encoding Asp-tRNA(Asn)/Glu-tRNA(Gln) amidotransferase subunit GatA, whose amino-acid sequence is MQNKSIAQMAADLRLRTYSSVELTQHYLERIARLDPALNSFITVAAESALAAAERADRTLRSGEAGPLTGIPIAHKDIFCTLGLRTSCGSRMLDSFVAPYDATIVERLAAAGAVVLGKTNMDEFAMGSSNETSWYGPVRNPWDETRVPGGSSGGSAAAVAARLCAAATASDTGGSIRQPAALCGITGIKPTYGRCSRWGMIAFASSLDQAGVMARSAADAAFILDEMAGFDERDSTSADVEVPDYVDALDDDLHGLRIGLPKEYFGAGLDPRIGDAVMAAIKEYESLGAEIVEISLPNSPLSVPVYYVVAPAECSSNLARFDGVRYGHRCDNPKDLQDLYERSRAEGFGPEVQRRIMIGTYVLSAGYYDAYYLKAQKIRRLIADDFKRAFEQVDVIMGPTSPTTAFALGSKLDDPVSMYLNDIYTIAANLAGLPGISIPVEPVEGLPVGLQIIGNYFEEARLLNVAHRYQHLTHWHQAAPAGFE